One genomic window of Anguilla anguilla isolate fAngAng1 chromosome 13, fAngAng1.pri, whole genome shotgun sequence includes the following:
- the LOC118211216 gene encoding calcium-binding and coiled-coil domain-containing protein 1-like isoform X1, giving the protein MEKLWKVEFRNVGRSYFPQSRVECHYSFSAQHSWASCDWIGLFKVGWSSLRDYHTFVWALAPANYTEGSNVNCCVHFQASYLPRPGPAEYQFVYVDGAGEVCARSAPFSFCAPKPLDDLVTLEQGQHGDGDEECEDILLVVPRAELLQSRLEECLRERAALLQAREAEERKMKREQETREGAEEVWQRARVELESQVVDLKEKLRQNKEETESLEEKLQNGHSSLEAVTAERDGLLAERAQSQQRIRELEDDIKALRQRGLETDGELENGESFLCRMKERVKKMSMQRRDEEEEKKSLQMETEAALGELRCARERLDAGERTVEGLRAELSDMAAQRDRGQAELHQARLQAAQLTLQLADAGLALREGRASWAQDREALRHNAEMDRERVQKLSREVQRKEEWLQEERMEREKVEAELGKERDCNRVQLGEVRRELHELRASLYEVHREKDRNLLEKQDLMGYIRQLEQRLEAVADAKWSEAALNASSRPSSPSGSSEDENPEALQAPRPAGQLVTYSLCSPPEQEALLFPMAASPPRDPPRGQVVISQPAPVSSPRQPEDDTLTHSSESEGEEQEAGQSGSQSSEEETALLLPDHKGTIFSELADSPMW; this is encoded by the exons ATGGAGAAGTTGTGGAAGGTGGAGTTTCGGAATGTGGGGCGGAGCTACTTCCCACAGAGCCGGGTAGAGTGCCACTACAGCTTcagtgcacagcacagctgGGCCAGCTGTGACTGGATCGGACTCTTCAAG GTCGGTTGGTCTTCGCTGAGGGACTACCACACCTTCGTTTGGGCTCTCGCTCCAGCGAACTACACGGAGGGAAGCAATGTCAACTGCTGCGTGCATTTCCAAG cctcgtACCTGCCCAGGCCCGGCCCGGCCGAGTACCAGTTCGTGTATGTGGACGGGGCGGGAGAGGTGTGCGCCCGCAGTGCCCCGTTCTCCTTCTGCGCCCCCAAGCCTCTGGACGACCTGGTCACCCTGGAGCAGGGGCAGCACGGAGACGGGGACGAGGAGTGCGAGGACATCCTGCTGGTCGTTCCCAGGGCAGAGCTCCTGCAG agtCGGTTGGAGGAGTGCCTTCGGGAGAGGGCTGCGCTCCTCCAGGCCAGGGAAGCGGAGGAGCGGAAGAtgaagagagagcaggagacgagagagggggcggaggaggtgTGGCAAAGGGCGCGGGTGGAGCTGGAGAGCCAGGTCGTCGACCTGAAGGAGAAGCTCCGACAGAACAAGGAAGAGACGGAGAGCCTGGAGGAGAAGCTGCAG aaCGGCCATTCGTCTCTGGAGGCCGTGACCGCTGAGAGGGACGGCCTATTGGCCGAGAGGGCCCAGAGCCAGCAGCGAATCAGAGAGCTGGAAGATGACATCAAAGCTCTGAGGCAAAGGGGGCTGGAGACGGACGGCGAGCTGGAGAA tgGTGAATCATTTCTCTGTaggatgaaagagagagtgaaaaagatGTCAATGCAAAggagggatgaggaggaggagaaaaagagcCTGCAG aTGGAGACGGAGGCGGCCCTGGGCGAGCTGCGGTGCGCGCGGGAGCGTCTGGACGCCGGCGAGCGCACGGTGGAGGGCCTGCGGGCGGAGCTGAGCGACATGGCGGCGCAGCGGGACCGCGGGCAGGCCGAGCTCCACCAGGCCCGCCTCCAGGCCGCCCAGCTCACGCTGCAGCTGGCCGACGCCGGCCTCGCCCTCAGGGAGGGCCGGGCCAGCTGGGCCCAGGACAGGGAGGCCCTGCGCCACAACGCAGAG atggacagagagagggtgcaGAAACTGAGCCGAGAGGTGCAGAGGAAGGAGGAGtggctgcaggaggagaggatggagagagagaaggtggaggcggagctggggaaagagagggactgCAACCGg gttcaGCTGGGCGAGGTCCGGAGGGAGCTCCACGAGCTGAGAGCTAGCTTGTATGAGGTCCATAGAGAGAAGGACCGGAACCTTCTGGAGAAACAG GACCTGATGGGGTACATCCGTCAGCTGGAGCAGAGGCTGGAGGCGGTGGCCGACGCCAAGTGGAGCGAGGCGGCGCTGAACGCCAGCT ctcGCCCCAGTAGTCCCTCTGGCAGCTCTGAGGATGAGAACCCCGAAGCTCTGCaggcgccccgccccgccggccAACTGGTCACCTACAGCCTGTGCAGCCCCCCCGAGCAGGAGGCCCTGCTGTTTCCCATGGCTGCCTCGCCCCCCAGAGATCCGCCCCGAGGGCAGGTCGTCATCAGCCAGCCGGCCCCCGTCTCCTCGCCGCGGCAACCGGAGGACGACACCCTAACGCATAGCTCAGAGTCG gagggggaggagcaggaggcgggCCAGTCCGGCAGCCAGAGCTCTGAGGAGGAGAccgccctgctgctgccagatcaCAAGGGCACCATCTTCAG TGAGCTTGCAGACTCCCCGATGTGGTGA
- the LOC118211216 gene encoding calcium-binding and coiled-coil domain-containing protein 1-like isoform X2, with protein MEKLWKVEFRNVGRSYFPQSRVECHYSFSAQHSWASCDWIGLFKVGWSSLRDYHTFVWALAPANYTEGSNVNCCVHFQASYLPRPGPAEYQFVYVDGAGEVCARSAPFSFCAPKPLDDLVTLEQGQHGDGDEECEDILLVVPRAELLQSRLEECLRERAALLQAREAEERKMKREQETREGAEEVWQRARVELESQVVDLKEKLRQNKEETESLEEKLQNGHSSLEAVTAERDGLLAERAQSQQRIRELEDDIKALRQRGLETDGELEKMKERVKKMSMQRRDEEEEKKSLQMETEAALGELRCARERLDAGERTVEGLRAELSDMAAQRDRGQAELHQARLQAAQLTLQLADAGLALREGRASWAQDREALRHNAEMDRERVQKLSREVQRKEEWLQEERMEREKVEAELGKERDCNRVQLGEVRRELHELRASLYEVHREKDRNLLEKQDLMGYIRQLEQRLEAVADAKWSEAALNASSRPSSPSGSSEDENPEALQAPRPAGQLVTYSLCSPPEQEALLFPMAASPPRDPPRGQVVISQPAPVSSPRQPEDDTLTHSSESEGEEQEAGQSGSQSSEEETALLLPDHKGTIFSELADSPMW; from the exons ATGGAGAAGTTGTGGAAGGTGGAGTTTCGGAATGTGGGGCGGAGCTACTTCCCACAGAGCCGGGTAGAGTGCCACTACAGCTTcagtgcacagcacagctgGGCCAGCTGTGACTGGATCGGACTCTTCAAG GTCGGTTGGTCTTCGCTGAGGGACTACCACACCTTCGTTTGGGCTCTCGCTCCAGCGAACTACACGGAGGGAAGCAATGTCAACTGCTGCGTGCATTTCCAAG cctcgtACCTGCCCAGGCCCGGCCCGGCCGAGTACCAGTTCGTGTATGTGGACGGGGCGGGAGAGGTGTGCGCCCGCAGTGCCCCGTTCTCCTTCTGCGCCCCCAAGCCTCTGGACGACCTGGTCACCCTGGAGCAGGGGCAGCACGGAGACGGGGACGAGGAGTGCGAGGACATCCTGCTGGTCGTTCCCAGGGCAGAGCTCCTGCAG agtCGGTTGGAGGAGTGCCTTCGGGAGAGGGCTGCGCTCCTCCAGGCCAGGGAAGCGGAGGAGCGGAAGAtgaagagagagcaggagacgagagagggggcggaggaggtgTGGCAAAGGGCGCGGGTGGAGCTGGAGAGCCAGGTCGTCGACCTGAAGGAGAAGCTCCGACAGAACAAGGAAGAGACGGAGAGCCTGGAGGAGAAGCTGCAG aaCGGCCATTCGTCTCTGGAGGCCGTGACCGCTGAGAGGGACGGCCTATTGGCCGAGAGGGCCCAGAGCCAGCAGCGAATCAGAGAGCTGGAAGATGACATCAAAGCTCTGAGGCAAAGGGGGCTGGAGACGGACGGCGAGCTGGAGAA gatgaaagagagagtgaaaaagatGTCAATGCAAAggagggatgaggaggaggagaaaaagagcCTGCAG aTGGAGACGGAGGCGGCCCTGGGCGAGCTGCGGTGCGCGCGGGAGCGTCTGGACGCCGGCGAGCGCACGGTGGAGGGCCTGCGGGCGGAGCTGAGCGACATGGCGGCGCAGCGGGACCGCGGGCAGGCCGAGCTCCACCAGGCCCGCCTCCAGGCCGCCCAGCTCACGCTGCAGCTGGCCGACGCCGGCCTCGCCCTCAGGGAGGGCCGGGCCAGCTGGGCCCAGGACAGGGAGGCCCTGCGCCACAACGCAGAG atggacagagagagggtgcaGAAACTGAGCCGAGAGGTGCAGAGGAAGGAGGAGtggctgcaggaggagaggatggagagagagaaggtggaggcggagctggggaaagagagggactgCAACCGg gttcaGCTGGGCGAGGTCCGGAGGGAGCTCCACGAGCTGAGAGCTAGCTTGTATGAGGTCCATAGAGAGAAGGACCGGAACCTTCTGGAGAAACAG GACCTGATGGGGTACATCCGTCAGCTGGAGCAGAGGCTGGAGGCGGTGGCCGACGCCAAGTGGAGCGAGGCGGCGCTGAACGCCAGCT ctcGCCCCAGTAGTCCCTCTGGCAGCTCTGAGGATGAGAACCCCGAAGCTCTGCaggcgccccgccccgccggccAACTGGTCACCTACAGCCTGTGCAGCCCCCCCGAGCAGGAGGCCCTGCTGTTTCCCATGGCTGCCTCGCCCCCCAGAGATCCGCCCCGAGGGCAGGTCGTCATCAGCCAGCCGGCCCCCGTCTCCTCGCCGCGGCAACCGGAGGACGACACCCTAACGCATAGCTCAGAGTCG gagggggaggagcaggaggcgggCCAGTCCGGCAGCCAGAGCTCTGAGGAGGAGAccgccctgctgctgccagatcaCAAGGGCACCATCTTCAG TGAGCTTGCAGACTCCCCGATGTGGTGA
- the LOC118211216 gene encoding calcium-binding and coiled-coil domain-containing protein 1-like isoform X3, producing the protein MEKLWKVEFRNVGRSYFPQSRVECHYSFSAQHSWASCDWIGLFKVGWSSLRDYHTFVWALAPANYTEGSNVNCCVHFQASYLPRPGPAEYQFVYVDGAGEVCARSAPFSFCAPKPLDDLVTLEQGQHGDGDEECEDILLVVPRAELLQSRLEECLRERAALLQAREAEERKMKREQETREGAEEVWQRARVELESQVVDLKEKLRQNKEETESLEEKLQNGHSSLEAVTAERDGLLAERAQSQQRIRELEDDIKALRQRGLETDGELENGESFLCRMKERVKKMSMQRRDEEEEKKSLQMETEAALGELRCARERLDAGERTVEGLRAELSDMAAQRDRGQAELHQARLQAAQLTLQLADAGLALREGRASWAQDREALRHNAEMDRERVQKLSREVQRKEEWLQEERMEREKVEAELGKERDCNRDLMGYIRQLEQRLEAVADAKWSEAALNASSRPSSPSGSSEDENPEALQAPRPAGQLVTYSLCSPPEQEALLFPMAASPPRDPPRGQVVISQPAPVSSPRQPEDDTLTHSSESEGEEQEAGQSGSQSSEEETALLLPDHKGTIFSELADSPMW; encoded by the exons ATGGAGAAGTTGTGGAAGGTGGAGTTTCGGAATGTGGGGCGGAGCTACTTCCCACAGAGCCGGGTAGAGTGCCACTACAGCTTcagtgcacagcacagctgGGCCAGCTGTGACTGGATCGGACTCTTCAAG GTCGGTTGGTCTTCGCTGAGGGACTACCACACCTTCGTTTGGGCTCTCGCTCCAGCGAACTACACGGAGGGAAGCAATGTCAACTGCTGCGTGCATTTCCAAG cctcgtACCTGCCCAGGCCCGGCCCGGCCGAGTACCAGTTCGTGTATGTGGACGGGGCGGGAGAGGTGTGCGCCCGCAGTGCCCCGTTCTCCTTCTGCGCCCCCAAGCCTCTGGACGACCTGGTCACCCTGGAGCAGGGGCAGCACGGAGACGGGGACGAGGAGTGCGAGGACATCCTGCTGGTCGTTCCCAGGGCAGAGCTCCTGCAG agtCGGTTGGAGGAGTGCCTTCGGGAGAGGGCTGCGCTCCTCCAGGCCAGGGAAGCGGAGGAGCGGAAGAtgaagagagagcaggagacgagagagggggcggaggaggtgTGGCAAAGGGCGCGGGTGGAGCTGGAGAGCCAGGTCGTCGACCTGAAGGAGAAGCTCCGACAGAACAAGGAAGAGACGGAGAGCCTGGAGGAGAAGCTGCAG aaCGGCCATTCGTCTCTGGAGGCCGTGACCGCTGAGAGGGACGGCCTATTGGCCGAGAGGGCCCAGAGCCAGCAGCGAATCAGAGAGCTGGAAGATGACATCAAAGCTCTGAGGCAAAGGGGGCTGGAGACGGACGGCGAGCTGGAGAA tgGTGAATCATTTCTCTGTaggatgaaagagagagtgaaaaagatGTCAATGCAAAggagggatgaggaggaggagaaaaagagcCTGCAG aTGGAGACGGAGGCGGCCCTGGGCGAGCTGCGGTGCGCGCGGGAGCGTCTGGACGCCGGCGAGCGCACGGTGGAGGGCCTGCGGGCGGAGCTGAGCGACATGGCGGCGCAGCGGGACCGCGGGCAGGCCGAGCTCCACCAGGCCCGCCTCCAGGCCGCCCAGCTCACGCTGCAGCTGGCCGACGCCGGCCTCGCCCTCAGGGAGGGCCGGGCCAGCTGGGCCCAGGACAGGGAGGCCCTGCGCCACAACGCAGAG atggacagagagagggtgcaGAAACTGAGCCGAGAGGTGCAGAGGAAGGAGGAGtggctgcaggaggagaggatggagagagagaaggtggaggcggagctggggaaagagagggactgCAACCGg GACCTGATGGGGTACATCCGTCAGCTGGAGCAGAGGCTGGAGGCGGTGGCCGACGCCAAGTGGAGCGAGGCGGCGCTGAACGCCAGCT ctcGCCCCAGTAGTCCCTCTGGCAGCTCTGAGGATGAGAACCCCGAAGCTCTGCaggcgccccgccccgccggccAACTGGTCACCTACAGCCTGTGCAGCCCCCCCGAGCAGGAGGCCCTGCTGTTTCCCATGGCTGCCTCGCCCCCCAGAGATCCGCCCCGAGGGCAGGTCGTCATCAGCCAGCCGGCCCCCGTCTCCTCGCCGCGGCAACCGGAGGACGACACCCTAACGCATAGCTCAGAGTCG gagggggaggagcaggaggcgggCCAGTCCGGCAGCCAGAGCTCTGAGGAGGAGAccgccctgctgctgccagatcaCAAGGGCACCATCTTCAG TGAGCTTGCAGACTCCCCGATGTGGTGA